A genome region from Brassica oleracea var. oleracea cultivar TO1000 chromosome C2, BOL, whole genome shotgun sequence includes the following:
- the LOC106327816 gene encoding uncharacterized membrane protein At3g27390-like — MEPPKGCIASFVHFLVFLPYFTALLFLGVIKGILLCPLVCLVVTIGNSVVILTLLPIHIVWTFYSIVSAKQLGPILKLFICLCLPAAIILWPILGVLASVLGGALYGSLSPIFATFDAVGEGKPSPLLHCFYDGTWSTVKRSFIVVRDFKDVCFHSYFSFMDEIRKCSPDQNYHEIRLLQLPGALITSALGILVAFPLISLVALCKSPYMLFKGWHRLFHDLIGREGPFLETMCVPIAGLAILLWPLAVAGAVLGSAVSSIFLGAYAGVVSYQESSFYYGLCFVVASVSIYDEYSTDILDMNEGSCFPRPKYRKNEAEPTPFSGPIPRQGSIKNMSSTRVGSVRVPMIDVKPLDLLDGLFVECRKFGDVLASKGLINSKDIEDARSSNGSQVISVGLPAYGFLYEILRSVKANTSGLLLSDGVTELTTKNRPKDAFFDWFLNPFLILKEQMKATNLTDEEEEYLGRLVLLYGDSERLKNSYADSSSPLLTERKRAELDAFARRIQGLTKTVSRYPTYRRHFVELVKKLSDDLEVQDRDGSETIREAPGPVKIFSRIFSHRSFRRKESINGSDQESRKGVSRNVDLV, encoded by the exons ATGGAGCCTCCAAAGGGATGTATTGCTTCTTTCGTGCATTTCTTAGTGTTCCTTCCTTATTTCACTGCATTGCTGTTTCTGGGTGTCATCAAAG GTATCCTTCTGTGTCCACTGGTATGCCTCGTTGTGACTATAGGCAACTCTGTGGTCATACTAACTCTTTTGCCCATCCACATCGTTTGGACATTCTATTCAATAGTGAG TGCCAAACAATTAGGACCGATCTTGAAGCTCTTTATATGCCTATGTCTACCTGCCGCCATCATTCTTTGGCCAATTCTTGGTGTCTTAGCAAGTGTTCTTGGAGGAGCTTTATATGGTTCTCTCTCACCAATCTTCGCCACCTTTGATGCCGTTGGCGAGGGCAAGCCTTCCCCGCTTCTTCATTGCTTTTATGATGGAACTTGGAGCACCGTCAAGCGCAGCTTCATTGTTGTCCGTGACTTTAAAGACGTGTGCTTTCACTCCTACTTCTCATTTATGGATGAGATTAGAAAATGTAGTCCGGATCAGAACTATCATGAGATAAG GCTACTTCAACTTCCAGGGGCTTTGATAACTTCAGCTCTCGGGATTCTTGTTGCTTTCCCTTTGATCTCACTAGTAGCCTTATGCAAAAGCCCTTACATGCTCTTCAAAGGCTGGCACCGTCTGTTTCACGACCTCATTGGACGGGAAGGTCCATTCTTGGAGACAATGTGTGTCCCCATAGCAGGCCTAGCGATCTTGCTTTGGCCTTTGGCTGTCGCTGGAGCAGTTCTTGGTTCAGCGGTCTCTAGCATCTTCCTCGGTGCTTATGCAGGAGTAGTCTCATACCAAGAATCATCTTTTTACTATGGACTATGCTTTGTGGTCGCCTCTGTGTCCATTTACGACGAGTATAGCACTGATATACTTGACATGAATGAAGGATCTTGCTTCCCAAGGCCAAAGTATCGAAAAAACGAAGCCGAACCAACACCTTTTTCAGGTCCTATACCAAGACAAGGCTCTATCAAGAACATGTCTTCAACAAGAGTAGGGTCAGTGAGAGTCCCTATGATTGATGTGAAGCCTCTTGAC CTTTTGGATGGTCTCTTTGTGGAGTGTAGGAAGTTTGGAGACGTTTTGGCGAGTAAAGGACTGATAAACTCAAAAGATATCGAAGACGCGAGGTCTAGTAATGGCAGCCAAGTCATCAGCGTTGGCTTACCAGCTTATGGATTTCTTTATGAGATTCTACGCTCTGTCAAAGCAAATACTTCTGGCTTGTTGCTCA GTGACGGTGTAACTGAACTAACTACCAAGAACAGACCGAAAGACGCTTTCTTTGATTGGTTTCTGAATCCGTTTCTGATACTTAAGGAGCAGATGAAAGCTACGAACTTAACTGATGAAGAGGAAGAGTATCTCGGAAGGTTGGTGTTGCTGTATGGAGACTCAGAGAGGCTAAAGAACTCGTATGCTGATTCATCTTCTCCTCTTCTCACCGAGCGTAAAAGAGCTGAGCTTGACGCCTTTGCTCGCAG GATTCAAGGGCTGACGAAAACGGTGTCAAGGTATCCAACATACCGTAGACATTTTGTGGAATTAGTGAAGAAACTATCGGATGATTTGGAGGTCCAGGACCGTGACGGTTCAGAAACTATAAGAGAAGCGCCTGGTCCGGTTAAGATATTTTCTAGGATATTCAGTCATAGATCGTTCAGAAGGAAAGAGAGTATCAATGGATCCGACCAAGAATCAAGGAAGGGTGTGTCACGGAATGTAGATTTAGTTTAA